Below is a window of Desulfurococcus amylolyticus Z-533 DNA.
ACTATCGATAGTAGATCCTCCACAAGCTCTCGGTGAGCGTCCTTAGGCTCATCACCATAGATGACCTCTATCCTGACCCCGTACTGCCTGAAGAAGTACTCTAGGTACTCGAAGCCGAACCTAGTCAGCCTGTCCCTGTATGTAGTAACCACGACGTCTACCTGCCTGCTAACTACGTAGTTGAAGAGCTTGAGTAGTCCTCTGCGGTCAGTCTTCAGCCCGCTGGCGATGTCTGTTAGGACGTCGACTACTCTGTAGCCCCTAGCAGAGCAGTACTGGGTGAGGTACTGCACTTGCCTCTCGAGGTCGCTCCTCTGGTCGCTGGAGCTCACGCGAGCGTAGACGACAGCCCTCACTTCTTTGGCTTCCGGCCTCCCTCCAAGGATGCGCTCTACCTCAGAGTACGGTACTCTCATCCTGCCACTAGGCGTTCGCACGACGCTCACTCTGCCTTGAGAGACCCACCGCTTAAAAGTCCTGTAGCTAATCCCAACAATCTCGCAGAACTCCCTAGGCTTCAGCAACCTCTCCAACATTCGACCTCAACTGCCTATAAAATTTCCTCAATGACCTTAATAAACGTTTCTGCCCCAGCCTCCCTCACTATTACAACAGGAATCCCAATCCTTCAGGGTAGGGAGGAGATCGTGGGTACTTTAATAGTGTATTGTCTCTGATTTATAGGTTTGTGTATATTTCCCTAAGGATTTAGTCCCAAGAACTTTATTGGCTGGCAAAACTTGTAAATCTGACTATATAGTGCTTATGGACGTATCGGATGTCTCCGAGGCCACTAGCTCCAGGCAGTAAC
It encodes the following:
- a CDS encoding IS607 family transposase; the protein is MLERLLKPREFCEIVGISYRTFKRWVSQGRVSVVRTPSGRMRVPYSEVERILGGRPEAKEVRAVVYARVSSSDQRSDLERQVQYLTQYCSARGYRVVDVLTDIASGLKTDRRGLLKLFNYVVSRQVDVVVTTYRDRLTRFGFEYLEYFFRQYGVRIEVIYGDEPKDAHRELVEDLLSIV